From Variovorax sp. J2L1-78, the proteins below share one genomic window:
- a CDS encoding SDR family NAD(P)-dependent oxidoreductase, which yields MSHSSSPSRAPVAWIAGVGAVAGLGAALARRFAEGGYTVALTGRTPQQLDAVSVAIEAAGGRAHAFAGDVASEAEVQGIGQRVRALGPLSVAVFNASSAVRAPTLEITAEQFTQAWRTTTLGGFLFARDALQALLANGTGAQSPQGRGSLLFTGATAALRGKPPFAAFAAAKAGLRSLSQSLAREFGPQGVHVAHVVIDGGIDGERLRAGAPQRVEQAGADGLLQLEAIAETYWQLHAQHRSAWTQEIDLRPFKEPF from the coding sequence GTGAGTCACTCCTCTTCACCTTCGCGCGCACCCGTGGCGTGGATCGCCGGTGTCGGCGCGGTCGCCGGCCTTGGCGCCGCACTGGCACGGCGCTTCGCCGAGGGCGGCTACACCGTGGCCCTGACCGGCCGTACGCCGCAGCAACTCGACGCCGTGAGTGTGGCCATCGAGGCAGCCGGCGGCCGGGCACATGCCTTCGCCGGCGACGTGGCAAGCGAGGCCGAGGTCCAGGGCATCGGCCAGCGCGTGCGCGCGCTGGGGCCGCTGTCGGTGGCGGTGTTCAACGCGTCGAGTGCGGTGCGCGCTCCCACGCTGGAGATCACGGCTGAGCAATTCACGCAGGCCTGGCGCACGACCACGCTGGGCGGGTTCCTGTTTGCCCGCGACGCTTTGCAGGCGCTGCTGGCCAATGGCACCGGTGCACAGTCCCCGCAGGGGCGCGGCAGCCTGCTGTTCACCGGCGCCACCGCGGCGCTGCGCGGTAAGCCACCGTTCGCCGCCTTCGCGGCGGCCAAGGCCGGGCTGCGGTCGCTCAGCCAGAGCCTGGCCCGCGAGTTCGGGCCGCAGGGCGTGCACGTGGCCCATGTCGTGATCGACGGCGGGATCGATGGTGAGCGCCTGCGTGCCGGCGCGCCCCAGCGTGTCGAACAGGCCGGTGCGGACGGGCTGCTCCAGCTCGAAGCCATCGCCGAAACCTACTGGCAGCTGCATGCACAGCACCGCAGCGCATGGACACAGGAAATCGATCTGCGTCCCTTCAAGGAACCGTTTTGA
- a CDS encoding class I SAM-dependent methyltransferase → MNFRPPALLDHADVSVGTSSVRRRMLATLALLPLTGAAAATDRSAAVSMAVLRAAVDGPQRSAANRARDGARHPFETLEFFGLRSDWQVIEIAPGGGWYTEILAAFLNPRGRLYAAHYPADGTSEQRRARAAFRDKLAADPATYRRVVLGTLPVTRFTDIHPPGGADAVLTFRNIHNWIADGHFDETLRAFFDVLKPGGVLGVEEHRALPGTSLARVIESGYVPQDFVIERARAAGFVFQAASEVNANPRDTHDHAQGVWALPPTLRGGAVDRAKYLAIGESDRMTLRFVKPLSAAAPSRGAR, encoded by the coding sequence ATGAACTTCCGTCCCCCTGCCCTTCTTGATCACGCCGATGTGTCCGTCGGTACGTCCAGCGTTCGCCGACGGATGCTCGCGACGCTGGCCCTGCTGCCATTGACGGGTGCCGCGGCAGCCACGGACCGATCGGCCGCTGTATCCATGGCGGTCCTGCGCGCCGCGGTCGATGGGCCGCAGCGCAGCGCGGCCAACCGGGCACGGGACGGCGCACGCCATCCCTTCGAGACGCTGGAGTTCTTCGGCTTGCGCTCCGATTGGCAGGTGATCGAGATCGCGCCCGGCGGCGGCTGGTACACCGAAATCCTCGCGGCCTTCCTGAACCCACGCGGCCGCCTCTACGCCGCGCACTACCCGGCCGATGGAACGAGCGAGCAGCGCCGCGCCCGCGCGGCCTTCCGCGACAAGCTCGCGGCCGACCCCGCGACCTACCGGCGCGTGGTGCTCGGCACGCTGCCGGTGACGCGCTTCACCGACATCCACCCGCCCGGCGGGGCCGACGCCGTGCTCACCTTCCGCAACATCCACAACTGGATCGCCGACGGCCACTTCGACGAGACGCTGCGTGCCTTCTTCGACGTGCTCAAGCCCGGGGGCGTGCTCGGCGTGGAAGAACACCGCGCCCTCCCCGGCACCTCGCTTGCACGCGTCATCGAGAGCGGCTACGTGCCGCAGGACTTCGTCATCGAGCGCGCCCGCGCGGCCGGCTTCGTGTTCCAGGCCGCGAGCGAGGTCAACGCCAACCCACGCGACACGCACGACCATGCGCAGGGCGTGTGGGCGCTGCCACCGACGCTGCGGGGCGGCGCCGTCGACCGCGCGAAGTACCTGGCGATCGGTGAATCGGACCGCATGACGCTGCGCTTCGTGAAGCCCCTGTCGGCCGCGGCGCCGTCACGCGGCGCGCGCTGA